In Theileria parva strain Muguga chromosome 4 map unlocalized ctg_529, whole genome shotgun sequence, one DNA window encodes the following:
- the iscA gene encoding iron-sulfur cluster assembly accessory family protein, translating into MFTGFFRNVVLSYRNVFKSKCYNRYYSKDLTKKIFPSEVLNSRRKLKKDIVSLSQNALNRLYEIIADTDKIVYLSLRVKGCNGYVYEMSLVEDSYLKEMDERIYDTNGKLILGIENKAAFYLLGSYVDYSKDDLSEGFTFDNPNVTSKCGCGMSFRF; encoded by the exons ATGTTCACTGGATTCTTTCGGAATGTAGTTTTGTCTTACAgaaatgtttttaaaagtaaatGTTACAATAGATATTATTCAAAGGATTTAACTAAGAAAATATTTCCCTCAGAAGTTCTAAATTCCAGGAGAAAACTCAAGAAAGATATCGTATCTCTTTCTCAAAACGCTTTAAATCGCCTATATGAGATTATCGCAGACA ctgataaaattgtatactTGTCACTAAGAGTCAAGGGCTGTAACGGATATGTGTATGAAATGAGCCTAGTTGAGGATTCATATTTAAAGGAAATGGACGAAAGAATATATGACACTAACGGCAAACTTATTTTAGGGATTGAAAACAAAGCTGCCTTCTACTTACTGGGAAGTTATGTAGACTACTCTAAGGATGACCTGTCGGAGGGTTTCACATTTGATAACCCTAATGTAACATCTAAATGTGGTTGTGGTATGAGTTTTAGATTTTAA
- a CDS encoding PAP2 superfamily C-terminal family protein: MIQPTITEKFILLHLPMMEFVTSLEERILKILKESKSILYGYLYRIFLSFICFLLFFYFYRGMIFINDVYFYDDKIETFRDRIHEMIDDKHLEFLRRFTDWLFYPYVLIFILKFLLFCPPVFNIQIFLRFSSIYIFTYLIRGINVIFSSIPPPHTECMPYAIESTKFKTLLKFLFREKRQIPCTGVLFSGHVYFVILAFIILSQNSGFLFNMTMFVYAALISVSIVASKYHYSIDAMFSILFAPFIYNVYFSSIDSYGVQFFNKLNNKYQKPSKTFKRTILQNSSLVKCISWVEQISQLLALGNKVKSLDKLVNENELVDPELVRKFNLVSYIFGFSETDDLLDLYRGANKYNFTYWKILKCKFTRRCKI, translated from the coding sequence ATGATACAACCGACGATTACGGAGAAGTTCATTCTCCTGCATTTGCCTATGATGGAGTTTGTAACTTCTCTTGAGGAAAGgatacttaaaattttaaaagaatCGAAATCGATCTTGTACGGATATTTATATAGgatttttttatcatttatatGTTTCTTGCTGTTTTTCTATTTCTACAGAGGaatgatttttataaatgatGTGTATTTTTATGATGATAAAATCGAAACGTTTAGAGATAGAATACACGAAATGATAGATGATAAACATTTGGAGTTTTTAAGGAGATTCACAGACTGGCTGTTTTATCCgtatgttttaatttttattttaaagtttcTTCTCTTCTGTCCACCTGTGTTTAATATTCAGATTTTCCTCAGATTCTCAAGTATATACATCTTCACGTACTTGATAAGAGGAATCAATGTAATATTCTCATCAATTCCACCCCCTCATACAGAGTGTATGCCGTATGCAATTGAATCGACAAAGTTTAAAACgttgttaaaatttttatttagagAAAAGAGACAAATACCATGCACAGGCGTATTGTTTTCAGGCCACGTGTATTTTGTAATTCTAGCATTCATCATCCTCTCACAAAACTCAGGATTCTTGTTCAATATGACTATGTTTGTGTATGCGGCACTCATATCAGTTTCAATTGTAGCCTCGAAGTATCATTATTCAATTGACGCAATGTTTTCTATTCTTTTCGCTCCCTTTATTTACAATGTATACTTTTCTAGCATTGATTCGTACGGAGTACAATTCTTCAACAAACTCAATAATAAGTACCAAAAACCTAGCAAAACCTTTAAACGTACAATATTACAGAACAGTTCACTTGTAAAATGCATTTCATGGGTCGAACAAATATCACAACTGCTAGCATTAGggaataaagttaaaagtTTGGACAAACTTGTCAATGAAAACGAGTTGGTTGATCCAGAATTAGTAAGGAAATTCAACCTAGTCTCATATATCTTCGGATTTAGTGAAACTGACGATTTACTTGATCTATACAGAGGCGCCAATAAGTATAACTTCACATACTGGAAGATATTGAAATGTAAATTCACCAGAagatgtaaaatataa
- a CDS encoding putative integral membrane protein — translation MRFKNLLYCFRGLRFKSNLTESSNDLKPSPFIKKLRRRFIHDFYFDIEDDYKRLSRSSKISYYALGFFLLIPSGLSLFSPSSPAYVNLLSHQFKLSSMTLSWISSSYLAFSISKFGNTSLLANSRGFVGLLFAVVGVTGALIIGDYSMISGLYTLMSCYILLGLYNYILTINKLLPRCIFLPSSSLILLNLLTSICSLIKSYSVKSDLTTSNEEIILRFESSPRFKKSSNSPESGEKLQNTVNKSE, via the exons ATGAGGTTTAAAAACCTTCTTTACTGTTTCAGGGGCTTACGCTTTAAATCTAATTTAACGGAATCCTCTAATGACTTAAAACCATCGCCTTTTATTAAAAAGCTCAGAAGACGTTTCATTCATGATTTCTATTTTGATATCGAAGATGATTATAAACGTTTATCAAG AAGTAGTAAGATTTCTTACTATGCACTTGGATTCTTCCTTCTAATCCCCTCTGGACTTTCTTTATTCTCACCTTCGAGTCCTGCCTACGTCAACTTACTATCTCATCAATTCAAACTTTCTTCAATGACTCTTTCTTGGATTTCTTCAAGTTATCTTGCTTTTAGCATTTCTAAATTTGGAAACACCTCACTCCTTGCAAACTCTAG GGGCTTTGTTGGACTATTATTCGCTGTCGTCGGAGTTACTGGAGCGCTCATAATTGGTGATTATTCCATGATTTCTGGTTTATACACTCTTATGAGCTGCTATATTTTACTTGGATTATACAAttacattttaacaattaacaAACTTCTCCCTAGGTGTATTTTTCTACCTTCAAGTTCTTTGATTCTTTTGAATTTGTTAACCTCAATCTGtagtttaataaaatcgTACTCAGTTAAATCTGACCTTACTACTTCCAACGAGGAGATTATTCTACGCTTTGAATCTTCTCCgagatttaaaaaatcttcAAATTCACCTGAATCTGGAGAGAAATTACAAAACACTGTGAATAAATCGGAATAA
- the VPS33 gene encoding Sec1 family protein codes for MFLLEQVSLDSKNNFYRTFIDIIASISKYEDYKSFRQSAGPVKSENPTNSNENAPPNSSNEFNLINGDKNHDDAITTRIIKNNISLVCSYDVYDLLNVLFNDSVLELGFLNFNRIENVIARQSKGIVEDYNVSKVNEVFVIRPTFRDSQKLASLLQTRHTNVIRVVCLPEICEMYPEVLSHLLGKNFTVCKYGSNTPYTTNLVELYQCSIHMVPVDGILSMFMSNCFTDFYLNGDPSTAWFFAKALDYLQRRHLGGSILNITGVGTLSKYVVELLLKNRRDIAPNMIVEGMDKIQNEKCFIPIKLLQNYHDSMLTDINNFNIIYESKKTNKLKDLDSRILLTNSPSFKSSIIIDRKVDLITPMCTNFTYEGLLDSVFGLNCNMLNVDSQALDGKLVNSLDLIVDFHKNKQLMNFNKKQVSLKSQLYEEIRWLDFSKVGSYLHEKALRVKKGYEGGGMQTIGEMGEFVKKFKSLQQEHVTLSTHVNIMGYLNSFVKSERFQLVQNIEDCILQGSTDGNKDDSKLANFSKLWTKKSGDPFIAQILDLIFWNIDESTIFRLLILLSQTMDGLKQSDFDTIKKAIIYQYGFQYLKTIQNFTKSGLIKINNVVESSRWQKIYGKFNLLVDSELSKTDCSGIFGGYAPLSIRIVQLLSVSNDSAPLSTEFGLLNCQIVSTKQKPITSSSHCNINTPSTNSRKSSLNESQPNEYIDDPIEHCLICYIGGITIGEVASVSLINSFNKSSFVVLATDIVNSIKLTNM; via the coding sequence atgtTTCTTCTTGAACAAGTATCATTAGActcaaaaaataatttttatagaaCCTTCATTGATATTATCGCATCAATAAGTAAATATGAAGATTACAAAAGCTTTAGGCAATCTGCAGGTCCAGTTAAATCTGAAAATCCTACAAACTCAAATGAAAATGCTCCTCCAAATTCTtcaaatgaatttaatttaattaatggTGACAAAAACCACGACGACGCAATTACCACCCGCATTATCAAAAACAATATAAGCTTGGTTTGTTCCTACGATGTATATGATTTGTTAAACGTGCTGTTTAATGACTCAGTTTTGGAGTTGGGATTCCTTAACTTTAACCGCATTGAAAATGTCATCGCAAGACAATCCAAGGGTATAGTTGAGGATTATAATGTGAGTAAAGTGAATGAAGTCTTCGTGATCCGTCCAACATTTAGGGACTCACAGAAATTGGCTTCGCTTCTGCAAACGAGACATACAAATGTTATCAGAGTTGTTTGCCTTCCTGAGATTTGTGAAATGTACCCAGAGGTTTTGTCCCACCTCCTGGGTAAGAATTTCACCGTTTGCAAGTATGGTTCAAACACGCCTTATACGACTAACTTAGTTGAATTGTATCAGTGTTCTATACATATGGTTCCTGTAGATGGCATTTTATCAATGTTCATGTCGAACTGCTTTACAGACTTTTATCTAAACGGAGACCCGAGCACAGCATGGTTCTTTGCCAAGGCACTTGATTACTTACAGAGAAGACACCTAGGGGGTTCAATATTGAATATTACAGGCGTGGGAACGTTGTCGAAATATGTAGTTGAGCTTTTGTTGAAGAATAGGAGGGACATAGCTCCAAACATGATAGTTGAAGGCATggataaaatacaaaatgAAAAGTGTTTCATCCCAATAAAGCTACTTCAAAACTATCACGATAGTATGTTAACTGATATTAACAACTTCAACATCATTTATGAGTCTAAAAAGACCAACAAACTCAAGGATTTGGACTCCAGGATCCTACTTACCAACTCACCATCTTTCAAATCATCGATAATAATTGACAGGAAGGTAGACTTAATAACACCAATGTGTACAAATTTCACATACGAAGGCTTGCTAGACTCAGTTTTTGGCCTAAACTGTAACATGCTGAATGTGGACTCTCAAGCTCTTGACGGAAAGTTGGTAAACTCGTTGGACTTGATAGTGGATTTTCACAAAAATAAACAgttaatgaattttaacaaaaagCAAGTTTCACTAAAATCGCAATTGTACGAGGAGATAAGGTGGTTAGATTTCTCAAAGGTAGGATCATACCTACACGAAAAAGCCTTGAGGGTTAAAAAAGGCTATGAGGGAGGAGGCATGCAAACAATTGGGGAAATGGgagaatttgtaaaaaaattcAAGTCACTGCAACAAGAACATGTTACGCTTTCAACACATGTTAATATCATGGGTTACTTGAACTCTTTTGTAAAGTCCGAGAGGTTTCAGCTGGTACAAAACATTGAAGACTGTATTTTACAAGGGAGCACTGACGGGAACAAAGACGATTCGAAGTTGGCTaacttttcaaaattatgGACCAAGAAGTCAGGAGATCCATTTATAGCTCAAATTTTGGATCTAATTTTCTGGAACATAGATGAATCCACAATATTTAGGTTACTAATTCTGTTATCTCAGACCATGGACGGTCTAAAGCAGTCAGACTTTGACACAATCAAGAAGGccataatttatcaatacGGGTTTCAGTACCTTAAAACAATCCAGAACTTTACTAAATCAGggttaattaaaattaacaatgtGGTTGAAAGCTCGAGGTGGCAGAAGATTTACGGGAAGTTTAACCTTTTAGTGGATTCTGAACTTTCAAAGACAGATTGCTCAGGTATCTTCGGAGGCTATGCACCTCTAAGCATTAGAATTGTTCAGTTGCTTAGCGTTTCTAACGACTCTGCTCCCTTAAGTACTGAGTTTGGGCTTCTAAATTGTCAAATAGTTTCAACTAAACAGAAACCAATAACATCTAGTTCCCATTGTAACATTAATACCCCTTCAACAAATAGTAGAAAATCATCGTTAAATGAAAGTCAACCAAATGAATACATCGATGATCCTATTGAACACTGTTTGATATGTTATATTGGTGGAATAACTATCGGAGAAGTCGCCTCAGTCTCGCTAATTAACTCCTTCAACAAGTCCAGCTTCGTTGTCCTTGCAACTGACATCGTTAACTCCATTAAACTAACTAACATGTAA
- the ctf18 gene encoding Rad17 cell cycle checkpoint family protein, with translation MTIEIIKEDEYNTLDILNDIYGDKLEEDTAFDFVTHDFFSKKDSAGQDGEIQEPEPAHPVTTKKALQFYPLNLFSSAGYSAIDLLDLSKISYTSGSDFNLQKTQFYKTCIQDQSKLFKSTDNLDAGEEFAIRSSCISETNPPVYMKYYIKDDQNDEEVQTSLLAEPIHSLFKKIFDKETHNFNAKGGNQERLFRRKRKRSKSNAETTDRSENWVSKYKPEYFSDLLTSENVNLECLRWLSSWKCSSNYLDKYEEPEHKILLIGGPPGVGKTSLVNVIAKHCGYNVVEINSSDDRTKGRAIPIINGVISAGSVVPNKPNLCLLEDVDTLFGSELQIISYLKQISSKKHPKGGHFIKRPIICTCIDVYSRQLKELRDVSKVVIIDTCDPSVLQSRIEWVLDEEGIYMADELIKEILETYRYDIRSCLTSMEFITTYSGKYGTLSLSHLTKDGNEGVSSLLNTVFSYHKSHFKDLETKLTSTVNTIGYNYTASAICENVTTMPMKRFDHLFKLSVFEDIMAQSDVVYNRPGNALKKTNLLNVGCSFLNKFICNRTVISTKFVYPQKTGYHTFNMRFTKSKNLINSIQKGSMPMIAQGTLSSNFGCDLLPFILSFLSTGNKSINNHSLPFVLRVIKGLDGSFEGLFPYGSIKFPMSIYPLLHCTQILVLYGISIVTVNQSITFDPPVFDLYLKTKDDYFHQIPERFSQLMLNFMEFFKSGNKSYFVDDTHFTGSSHFKDSKFVNFFEAVKFIYNNGFEAFRNLKTQTEKEEIKVNKEILCKRTHQNVIPILFSQILLNDSSMLKEFASKKKKLNPKTWGNYKYQDQNCSAVRYVINQL, from the exons ATGACaattgaaattataaagGAAG ATGAATATAACACATTGGATATACTTAACGATATCTATGGAGATAAACTCGAAGAAGACACAGCATTTGATTTTGTAACCCACGATTTCTTCAGTAAGAAGGATTCTGCAGGACAAGATGGTGAAATACAAGAACCAGAACCTGCACATCCAGTAACAACAAAGAAAGCTCTAcaattttaccctttaaACCTGTTCTCAAGTGCAGGATACAGCGCAATAGATTTGTTGGACTTGTCTAAGATATCTTATACATCAGGGAGTGATTTCAATTTACAGaaaacacaattttataaaacatGTATTCAAGACCAGAGCAAACTGTTTAAATCTACCGATAATCTTGATGCAGGAGAAGAATTCGCTATTAGATCATCATGTATTTCAGAAACAAACCCCCCGGTCTACatgaaatattatattaaagaTGATCAAAATGACGAGGAGGTGCAAACGTCACTCCTTGCTGAACCAATACACTCACTGTTCAA gaaaatatttgataaagAAACTCACAATTTCAATGCAAAAGGGGGAAACCAAGAAAGACTCTTTAGAAGAAAGAGAAAAAGGAGTAAATCAAATGCTGAGACTACTGATAGAAGTGAGAACTGGGTATCTAAATATAAGCCAGAATATTTTTCCGATCTTCTAACGAGTGAAAACGTAAATTTAGAG tgCTTGAGGTGGCTCTCGAGTTGGAAATGCTCCTCAAACTATCTGGATAAGTACGAGGAACCAGAACACAAGATACTCTTGATAGGAGGCCCACCAGGAGTCGGTAAAACCAGTTTAGTTAACGTGATTGCGAAACATTGTGGCTACAATGTTGTGGAGATTAATTCTAGCGATGACAGAACTAAAGGGAGAGCGATTCCAATAATAAACGGAGTCATTTCAGCAGGATCAGTTGTTCCTAATAAACCAAATCTCTGTTTACTTGAAGATGTGGATACACTATTTGGATCAGAACTACAGATAATCTCATATCTTAAGCAAATTAGTTCTAAAAAACACCCAAAAGGAGGTCATTTCATTAAGAG GCCAATAATTTGCACATGCATTGATGTGTATTCTAGACAATTGAAGGAACTTAGAGACGTTTCAAAGGTTGTCATTATCGATACCTGTGATCCCTCAGTGCTGCAAAGCAGAATTGAATGGGTACTAGATGAGGAGGGGATATATATGGCGGATGAATTGATAAAGGAAATACTGGAAACATACAGATATGATATAAGATCATGTTTAACTTCAATGGAATTTATAACAac TTACTCTGGTAAATATGGAACTTTATCACTATCGCATTTAACAAAGGACGGGAATGAAGGAGTATCATCTCTACTGAATACAGTCTTCAGTTACCACAAATCGCACTTTAAAGATTTAGAGACTAAACTAACATCTACAGTAAACACCATTGGATATAACTACACTGCTTCAGCTATTTGTGAAAATGTGACTACGATGCCAATGAAGAGATTTGACCATTTGTTCAAACTTTCCGTATTTGAAG atATAATGGCTCAAAGCGATGTTGTGTACAACAGGCCTGGAAATGCACTCAAAAAAACAAACCTCTTAAACGTTGGTTGTTCCTTCCTGAACAAGTTTATATGTAATCGGACAGTAATATCAACTAAGTTTGTGTACCCACAGAAAACCGGCTACCATACTTTTAATATGAGATTTacaaaatcaaaaaatttaataaattctatACAAAAAGGCTCAATGCCAATGATAGCTCAAG gAACTTTGTCAAGTAACTTTGGTTGTGACCTTTTACCATTCATCCTTTCATTCCTTTCAACAGGAAATAAATCCATTAATAACCACTCATTACCATTTGTTCTTAGAGTAATTAAAG GATTGGATGGCAGTTTTGAGGGTTTGTTTCCCTATGGGTCAATCAAGTTTCCAATGTCGATTTATCCACTTCTTCACTGCACCCAGATATTAGTCTTATACGGAATTTCAATAGTTACG GTTAACCAATCAATAACATTTGATCCGCCAGTGTTTGATTTATATTTGAAAACTAAAGATGATTACTTCCACCAAATTCCGGAGAGATTCTCACAACTCATGTTAAATTTCATGGAGTTCTTTAAGTCTGGAAATAAAAGTTACTTCGTTGACGACACACACTTCACAGGCTCATCGCACTTCAAAGACAgcaaatttgttaatttctTTGAAGCCGTTAAgtttatatacaataacGGGTTTGAGGCGTTTAGAAACCTAAAAACTCAAACAGAGAAGGAAGaaataaaagtaaataaGGAGATTCTGTGTAAAAGAACTCATCAGAATGTCATTCCAATACTCTTTTCACAAATTTTGCTGAATGATTCCTCAATGTTGAAGGAATTTGCAAGTAAAAAGAAGAAACTGAACCCGAAAACTTGGggaaattataaatacCAAGATCAAAACTGCTCAGCAGTACGATATGTTATAAACCAGCTCTGA
- a CDS encoding GATA zinc finger family protein, whose protein sequence is MQTHSENNLEKKDSMPKYFSENVYKEIVKSLGEFQKRTANAGENMNRADRDQPEIDMNFDLAPPPDAQTNFGYSPNYIFGPEVNGHILRDQPGKKIPEYNTVMNSRDCILQRKYDAMIPESNMMNHVEDSNQVNMSKFEEKPSLETAEMSSDMVKCIKSPETSPNLLPAATEAFNMKAELNGHQLINEINQNDLRPNGEEHKKFYSEEARKMQYHNKPFEYGCMNYDQCGSENQISDPGYYYSLPYDPHLIQNKQTLDANLNYMMNSPEKGVAYFNSITPVYDDKTNTYYPNYQVEDENNSSIIYRQTMFRNELLSARNISPFFKFISAGQNYNLANPYGTIESYYKSNSMKQDIGERHDQIDSNDQNGNGHGRIATKPTHDKKRNSRSTSAGRPKLNRNHYSCSNCNVKTTPQWRYYKGVAVCNACYMRIRKDKTQSTQNSKTKHKKK, encoded by the exons ATGCAGACTCATTCGGAAAACAATTTGGAGAAAAAG GACTCGATGCCCAAGTATTTCTCTGAAAATGTATACAAGGAAATTGTAAAATCGTTGGGTGAATTTCAAAAACGTACCGCTAATGCAGGGGAAAACATGAACAGGGCCGATAGGGACCAGCCTGAGATTGATATGAATTTTGATCTGGCTCCACCACCAGACGCCCAAACTAATTTTGGTTACTCTCCTAACTACATTTTTGGGCCAGAGGTTAACGGCCACATCCTCCGTGATCAGCCAGGGAAAAAAATCCCTGAGTACAACACTGTCATGAACTCCAGGGATTGCATCTTACAAAGGAAATACGACGCCATGATCCCAGAGAGTAACATGATGAACCATGTCGAAGATTCTAACCAAGTAAACATGTCAAAATTTGAAGAAAAACCATCTCTAGAAACAGCAGAAATGAGCTCTGATATGGTCAAATGTATTAAGAGCCCAGAGACCAGCCCTAACTTGCTTCCAGCTGCCACCGAGGCCTTCAACATGAAAGCAGAACTTAATGGTCATCAACTTATAAACGAGATAAATCAAAATGATTTGAGGCCGAACGGTGAGGAGCATaagaaattttattctGAAGAGGCTAGAAAGATGCAGTACCATAATAAACCTTTCGAATATGGCTGTATGAACTATGACCAGTGTGGAAGTGAGAACCAAATTTCTGATCCAGGATACTATTATTCACTTCCATATGACCCACATTTAATTCAGAATAAACAAACTCTTGACgcaaatttaaattatatgatGAATTCGCCCGAAAAAGGAGTGGCTTATTTTAACTCGATAACACCAGTTTATGATGATAAAACCAACACATATTATCCCAATTATCAGGTTGAGGATGAAAACAATTCAAGTATTATCTATCGTCAGACGATGTTTCGCAATG aattattaAGCGCCAGAAACATATCTccatttttcaaattcatTTCGGCAGGTCAAAACTACAATTTAGCCAACCCCTATGGTACTATTGAGTCATATTATAAGTCAAACTCAATGAAGCAGGACATAGGGGAGAGGCACGACCAAATTGACTCAAATGATCAAAATGGCAACGGACATGGTAGAATCGCAACCAAACCGACCCATGATAAGAAGCGCAATTCCAGGTCAACATCAGCAGGAAGGCCCAAATTAAATAGAAATCATTACTCCTGTTCCAACTGTAACGTGAAAACCACGCCACAGTGGAGGTATTATAAGGGGGTGGCTGTATGTAATGCCTGTTACATGAGAATTAGGAAGGACAAAACTCAATCAACTCAAAATTCAAAAACAAAACAtaaaaaaaaataa
- a CDS encoding Optic atrophy 3 protein (OPA3) family protein — MEILVEFLRTLTANLSKHTTSVIKTSVNHSKLIRSLVIKIGTSRHKTKVNLLLWGSLWKLPFLKKSFTDATSRVEVIIKPIEDSVAIDIGTEILAEFLLLTTMVSTMCYSIYLRRSRYNVLLEKQENQESKILSRIEYIEQEISKLFDFKSKIDEIRKE, encoded by the exons ATGGAGATTTTAGTTGAATTTCTGAGGACTTTGACTGCAAATTTGAGTAAACACACAACTTCAGTAATTAAAACATCAGTAAATCACAGTAAATT AATCAGATCTCTAGTAATCAAAATTGGAACTTCTCGGCACAAGACTaaggttaatttattactttgGGGTAGTCTTTGGAAACtaccatttttaaaaaagagCTTCACTGATGCAACATCCAGAGTTGAAGTTATTATAAAACCTATAGAGGATAGTGTTGCGATAGAT ATAGGCACTGAGATTCTGGCAGAGTTTCTTTTATTAACGACTATGGTTTCTACAATGTGTTATAGTATATACttaag GAGGTCAAGATATAACGTTTTATTAGAAAAACAAGAAAATCAAgaatctaaaatattatcgAGAATTGAATACATTGAACAAGAAATATCCAAActatttgattttaaatcCAAAATCGATGAAATCAGGaaagaataa
- the cdc123 gene encoding D123 family protein: MKLQYTPNAPIKLDSLFNEFYHLLNFRIYPNSIGGNKLHLKLCEKFKNITYNKLSNNGILYNRSNLTKIDGHFSLILIKQLSGSNYIYHYHLSIIKVNIKFNETERLYYITPLESHSLTSCSLEDLSHQYANFQKHNENGLDSKSFGSLSLDTDDLEISVVLDSFTFKNDFNSLISGNNALSSFIHNIWAPIGLLTNRELYLFSLTVPFDKYKKYWLNNYSIELSQTVYEYLKSDVMVMPDDLKSTKFSNVEEYSDFSEYSDYDECEIRFDFNSPEFLDFFSAISESIKSFGGLVLPYLNGSYLQDGSWIINNTTVCTDLRDVILLLKSSTKWHGDSDSILKLFLYKVINQNHSTQFKLFYYDREIIIISQLFLNHVYDSLISNKHSHKLIRRILEFSNHKLIHLIPENLSNFVVDLYILNRTDEIYIMNIVPFNFNSEIIFTWDQIYEYATSRTPFTHDESIKIDYYGNIAFVVMSSNKLSRHKLYSFCSEDVEELAKILT, from the exons atgaaacTACAATATACACCAAATGCTCCGATCAAATTAGATTCATTGTTCAATGagttttatcatttattgAACTTTAGAATTTATCCAAATTCCATCGGAGGAAACAAATTGCATCTGAAACTTTGTGAAAAGTTCAAAAACATAACATATAATAAACTTTCAAATAATGGAATTTTGTACAATAGGTCTAATTTAACTAAGATTGATGGTCacttttcattaattttgataaaacaaTTGTCCGGctcaaattatatatatcaCTACCACCTATCAATAATTAAAG taaACATTAAGTTTAACGAAACTGAACGATTGTACTACATTACACCTCTGGAATCTCACTCGTTGACATCTTGCTCGCTAGAAGATTTATCGCATCAGTACGCAAATTTTCAAAAGCACAATGAAAATGGCTTGGATTCTAAGTCATTTGGAAGTCTATCGCTTGACACAGACGATTTAGAAATCAGTGTCGTTTTAGATTCATTCACGTTTAAGAATGATTTTAACTCCCTAATCTCTGGAAACAATGCCTTAAGCTcatttattcataatatatGGGCACCTATAGGATTATTGACGAACCGAgaactttatttattcagTCTGACCGTTCCCTTTGACAAGTATAAGAAGTATTGgttgaataattattcaattgAGTTGTCTCAGACGGTATATGAATACCTAAAGTCTGACGTTATGGTAATGCCTGATGACCTAAAGTCAACAAAATTTTCCAATGTGGAAGAGTACTCAGACTTTTCGGAATATTCCGATTATGATGAATGTGAAATCAGATTTGATTTCAATTCGCCAGAGTTTTTAGATTTCTTTTCAGCAATTTCTGAATCGATTAAG AGTTTCGGAGGATTAGTTTTACCGTACCTAAATGGCTCATATTTACAAGATGGTTCTTGGATAATAAACAACACGACGGTTTGCACTGATCTGAG GGACGTGATTCTACTATTGAAGAGTTCCACGAAATGGCACGGTGATTCAGACTCAATATTGAAGTTATTTTTGTATAAAGTAATCAATCAGAATCATTCCACCCAGTTTAAGCTCTTCTACTATGACAGAGAgatcattattatatcaCAGCTGTTCCTGAACCACGTTTACGATTCACTGATCAGTAATAAGCATTCTCACAAACTAATCAGAAGAATACTGGAGTTCTCTAACCATAAGCTTATCCACCTTATACCTGAGAATCTATCCAACTTTGTAGTCGATTTGTACATCCTTAACAGGACAGATGAGATTTACATAATGAACATCGTCCCCTTCAACTTCAACAgtgaaattatatttacatGGGACCAGATTTATGAGTATGCAACCTCAAGAACGCCCTTCACTCATGACGAATCCATAAAAATTGACTACTACGGCAACATAGCATTCGTGGTAATGTCTTCTAACAAGTTGTCAAGGCACAAGCTGTACAGCTTCTGCTCGGAGGACGTGGAAGAACTCGCAAAAATACTtacttaa
- a CDS encoding PIG-P family protein, with translation MDFEIKVFVSVLSCYSLFVIYVVWAYVPDRFFNKIGIIYYPSKHWSCAFPILVVFGAISLVVFIGFFERTKHPRLDSFDSMIDEYSTVENDGGIMYFDAPIELVNEKLYTNVQS, from the exons ATGGATTTTGAGATTAAAGTATTTGTATCCGTTTTGTCGTGTTATTCTTTATTTG tAATATACGTTGTTTGGGCTTACGTTCCAGATCGATtctttaataaaattgggATCATTTACTACCCCTCGAA GCATTGGAGTTGCGCTTTTCCTATATTAGTAGTCTTCGGTGCAATTTCACTTGTAGTATTTATCGGATTCTTCGAGCGAACAAAGCATCCTAGGCTAGATTCCTTCGATAGCATGATAG ACGAGTATTCAACTGTGGAAAATGATGGTGGAATCATGTATTTTGACGCCCCTATAGAGTTAGTTAACGAGAAGCTATACACTAATGTACAAAGTTGa